The DNA region GGGGTTGAGCGTGACACCTCCGGCGGGGTACTCTGCCCCCAGCTGCCAAGTGATTTGAAAACATGATTCCCAGACGTCTCTTTTTGAGTGGGCTTCTTGCAAGCACCGCGCCCGGAGCATGGGCCGCCGCGCCCGAACGCTCGCTGCGCCCGCTTGCGCGTCCGGCGGGGTTCTTGCTGCGCACCATCCCCGAAGCGGCCGAGATTATCCGCGATGCCGGTCTTGGCGGGCGGGTTGGATTTGCCGTCGCGGACGTCGCCACCGGAGAGATCCTGGAGGTGGTCAACCCCCTCTACCCGCTGCCACCCGCATCGGTCGCCAAAACCGTAAGTTGCGCCTACGGGCTGGATCGTTTGGGGCCGAATTATCGCTTCCGCACACGGCTTGTATCAAACGGGGTTCTGGCCGACGGACGGCTGGACGGAGACCTGTGGCTGGTGGGCTCAGGCGATCCGCTGTTTGACACCGACGCGCTGGCCGCCATGGCCGATGATCTGGTCAATATGGGCCTGCGCGAGGTCACGGGGCGGTTCATGGTCGCCACCGGCGCGCTGCCCGAGATTTGGCAGATCGATCCCAGCCAGCTACCCCATGTGGGGTACAACCCGGCCATTTCTGCCCTGAACCTCAACTTCAACCGGGTTCATTTTGAGTGGGAACGGGTGGGCGAGGATTATACGATTTCCATGGATGCGAGGTCTGCGTCCTTGCGACCCGCGGTGCAGGTCGCCCGCATGCGGGTGGAGGAGCGGACAACACCGGTCTACACCTATTCCGACGCCGAAAGCCACGACGCCTGGACGGTGGCCCGGGGCGCGTTGGGCGATGCCGGATCCCGCTGGCTTCCGGTGCGCCGACCCGCCGCTTACATGGCCGAGGTGTTCCAGACATTGATGGGCCGCCACGGCGTGCGCCTGCCGTCCCCGACCTACGAATTGAGCGCGCCGGAGACAGCTCTGGTGCTGGCCGAACACGTCTCGGACCCGCTGGACGAGATCCTGCGCGGGATGATGCGCTGGTCGACCAACCTGACGGCGGAGGTAGTTGGGCTGATGGCCACCCAGGCGACCGGGCAAAGCGCATCAAGCCTGCCCGAATCAGGCGCCGCGATGACCGCCTGGATGCAAGAGACCCTGGGGGCCCGCAACGCCACCTTCGTCGATCATTCCGGTCTGGGGGTCGGCAGCCGGATCAGGCCCCAGGACATGACCCACGCGCTGGTCTCGGCAGGCTCCGACAGCCTTCTGCGGGACCTGATGAAAGACATCCCGATGCGCGACCGGG from Jannaschia sp. CCS1 includes:
- the dacB gene encoding D-alanyl-D-alanine carboxypeptidase/D-alanyl-D-alanine endopeptidase, which encodes MSGLLASTAPGAWAAAPERSLRPLARPAGFLLRTIPEAAEIIRDAGLGGRVGFAVADVATGEILEVVNPLYPLPPASVAKTVSCAYGLDRLGPNYRFRTRLVSNGVLADGRLDGDLWLVGSGDPLFDTDALAAMADDLVNMGLREVTGRFMVATGALPEIWQIDPSQLPHVGYNPAISALNLNFNRVHFEWERVGEDYTISMDARSASLRPAVQVARMRVEERTTPVYTYSDAESHDAWTVARGALGDAGSRWLPVRRPAAYMAEVFQTLMGRHGVRLPSPTYELSAPETALVLAEHVSDPLDEILRGMMRWSTNLTAEVVGLMATQATGQSASSLPESGAAMTAWMQETLGARNATFVDHSGLGVGSRIRPQDMTHALVSAGSDSLLRDLMKDIPMRDRDGNVIQGHPIEVVAKTGTLDFVSALAGFARMPSGRDLAFAIFSADLDRREAIPDDQRERPTGTRTYNRAAKRMQQALIERWGAVYA